One segment of Cetobacterium sp. NK01 DNA contains the following:
- a CDS encoding glutaredoxin — MKIIVIGSHLCPDTIYAVCKLKEKKINFDFRDISSNFTALKEYLSLREANPIYEEVKIKGGLGIPCFLKGEEITLNLDDVL; from the coding sequence ATGAAAATAATAGTTATAGGTAGTCATTTATGTCCAGATACAATTTACGCTGTATGTAAACTTAAAGAGAAAAAAATAAATTTTGATTTTAGAGATATATCATCAAATTTTACAGCTTTAAAGGAATATTTAAGTCTTAGAGAAGCTAATCCTATATATGAGGAAGTAAAAATTAAAGGTGGACTTGGAATTCCTTGTTTTTTAAAAGGCGAAGAAATCACATTGAATTTAGATGACGTTTTATAG